In Mustelus asterias unplaced genomic scaffold, sMusAst1.hap1.1 HAP1_SCAFFOLD_2148, whole genome shotgun sequence, the genomic stretch ACCACGTGCATCATATGAGTGCAGCGTAGGCTTATTTTGATCCAACATTGCAACGGACTTGGTTGACAAGTGTTCAGCGCTCTCCAATCACAGCCTGATTTTCCATGTTTTCCTTTGTGTTTTGGTTCTGGATTTGCTGTGGACATGAaaggactggggtgggggggggggggggatattgtGAATGACTGGGAAGTGCAAGGgagggcagtggcacagtggtattgccactggactagtaatccaaagacccagggcaagatctggggacctgggttcaaatcccccagcagatggtgaaatttgaattcaataaaaaatctggaatgaaaagtctgtgaaaccattgttgattgcgtAAAAACCCATTTACCAATGTCcttaggggaaggaaatctgccatccttacctggtctggctccagagccatagcaatgtggttgactctcaaatgccctctgaaatggagggcagttagggacaggcaagaaatgctgggccagccaatgatgcccgcaCCTTGTAGGTGAATAAAAAAATGAATTCTTCGGCTCATCCAGAGGCATATGGCGGCGACAAAAATACTTAACTGAAGATTACATTTAGCATTCATATAGCTTAACATTTCTGCTGATATTAGCCTTTCACTCGAAGTTATTGTCCTCATTACGTACAGATAGGTGAAAGCTGCTGGCTTGATTTaaaacgtaagaagtctcacaacaccaggttaaagtccaacaggtttatttggtagcacaagccactagctttcggagcgctgcttgatTTAAAACCCCAGATGGCACACCAATCTACTTCATTCCCTTGGCCTGGCCTATATCAGACTTCTAGTCCCactcactgtgttattgacagtTAATGTCTTCAGGGTGACTGAAGATGGACATTAAGTTTTGCTTTCTCATCAATGTTATTCACATTCCCAAAGAAAAGCTGCCCAATCCATGTTGTAGGGAGAAGAAGATGAATTGTTAAATATGAAAAGCCCAGATTTGAACTTGATCATATTTTGATGCATTTactgaaactttaaaaaataattggcAGGAATCTTGTTTTAGTGAAAGGACTGCTTAGGGAAAGCATAGTGTATCATTTCAAAAGCTAACTAAAAAATGTACAGGGACCATTACCAAAGGCTTTGTCCCCACTATGTCTATTACTAGGGTTGCCAAGCCTCCAGGATTGCTCTGTGGTCCCCAGGAATTAAAGTCTAATCTTCAGGACACCCCTGTCTCAGAGAAAAAAAGATACCGTCATGTTAAAAAATCATGTTTGCTTTGAACACttgtttacgacaatcaacaatggtttaatggacTTTtcatcccagatttttattgaattcaaatttcaccacccgctgccaagtagggtggtggaggcagacatgctggcatcgttttaagacttacctggatagtcacatgagcagtctgggaatggagggatacaaacgaatggtctgttggaccaaggagcggcacagtcttggagggccgaagggcctgtttcctgtgctgtactgttctttgttctttgttctttgctgtgggatttgaacccaggtccccagatcttgtcctgggtctttggattactaggccaggggcaataccactgcgccactgtcctCCCTGCAATTCCCAGAGAACTTCCCGAGAAATATTAGTTACAAAAGTATTAGATGTGGGTCAGTCAATCATCCTATCAGAGACTGAGGAGTCTAATTGCATTCCAATTAGTGTGGTAAGGCGATGCGTTATGTGGGCTGACCAATGGGTAGGCACGTGGAATGGTTATAGGCGGgaggtcaagtgatcacaattccAGGACTatgtccaaccagagttggcaacccaccATATTACAGGTGGCTTAAAAAGATTATCAAAATGGTCACCGCCCTTTAACTCCCTTACAACCAAGGCAAAGATCTGTGGTGCCAAAGTGCCCCAGTTACAGTACGGTCCAGAAGCATTCAGGATTGAAAAGGTTAAGTCAGTTATGTCCATTCAGTGATTAATAAAATGATGGTATTTTCATTTCAGTTTCAGTTTTACCATAACCTGAATTTCAGAAGAGATTACCCTCACCTGCTGCCCAGAATGAAGCGAAGAGTTGGGATCAAAAGTGCAATTCCTAATCTTAACTGCACAGAAGGGGATTCCAATAGTGACTTCCCTGTCAGTGGGGGGACACCAGGCGGCCCGAGACAACTAATACAGACCTTAGCTGCACAGCAGAACAACTTAGTGTCACCTACAAGGGAAAATGAGCACAAATTTGCATTTGAAAGTAACCTCAGCAGTCAACGAGTCACCAATACTGGGAATACAAATGGTTCTGGCAATCCAGCTCCCCCTGCCCTAGCAGTGAGACCAGCCGACCATATGGCTACAGAGCAAAGCACTAAAGTAAGCCAAATGACTCAGTTTCATCCGTCACAACATGGCGGCCTGATCCGGGCTGGTAATCATGCTGTGGAGACCAGCAGCACTACTTCAGCTACCTCAGTGTACCACCTCATGCCCCCTATGGCTGCTGGTTTTGGACCTATGATGGGAATGCCGGGTTTCCAAGGCATGTACCCTGACCTTGCTGCGGCGGCTGCCCAAGCACACCTGGCCAGCCTGTTGCCATTTTGCAATCCGTGGTTCTCCATGCCCATGATGGCGGCTGCATCTGCTATTTCCATGTCATCGGGGTCTTCAGTTCACCACCACCGGCCGCCTCCACACCATCACCACTGTCCCAACTGCAACTGTCAAGGAGGCAATGGATCATCCACAAGAAGTGGTCCCAGAAACAGTGATTATATGACAGGGCCACACAGATAAGAGTAATTTAAAGTGATGAAGACACCTTGCCCAGAAATGATATCTAAAGAACATGTTAAAATAAACTCCTGAACAAATGTTCTTATCAGCATTGGTGTATTtgcctgtgattttttttccctgttcTCTTCCTTTGCTGTCACTTTGCTTTTTCAGTTTCCTTGCCTAACTTTGGAGAAGTTCCTTTAATTGTTGGTGTTTTccgtaaaaaaaaatcattaattattttcctaccaaaatgggtgcATCGTGAGATGGAAATATGGTCACTGTAAAGAAACATTACTGTTTAATTATTAAAATTGACATGGTACTAGGCTGAGCTTAGACTGAAATATAACCTACAACCTTGGTTTATTTTTTATGCACATTAAAATGTTGTTAAAAACTGTATTCCTGATTTGTATATCTGTTGCAACCTGTTGCCCCTCTGGAAGGGTCTGCAAGCTGTAAGActaagaaaaaaataaaatactAACAAAGAAAAAGCTGCAGTGATTTGACCGTTGCATCTAAGCTCAAATTGATAAAAATAATCCCATTCACCATTTCAgtcgtggtttaaaaaaaaagctttcaGAATGCTGCCTAACCCGACAAACTCCAAAGGATTTAGTTCTCCCCGGTTGCCACATAATCTGAGATGTTAAAGGAGTAGCGAAGGATGCTGACGTTATTCTGCTAGGTTCCCATTCTGATTCCCTAATCCAGTTTTCAGGAGGCTGATGtcgcagtgactgtgtcagagtggaAAGGTATCTGTCCCGGAGTGGACCTTATTAGATGTGATAGTTATCTTCTAACAGACCATTATCATCTTCATCTTGTTCAATTTTGGACATCTTTGAGCCCTTCCACAGTCTAACTGGACATCAGCCATCCTCTATTTGGACATATGGTTCGATCTAACATTGGTGACCAACCTGCTCCTCTGAGGGCTGCTTGAGGAGACACTTCTTATAGTTTCCCTAGTTGTACTGCAGGCTCTGGACCAAGGACACATGAAGTTAGTACATTGGAATGTTCTACTAAACTAAAATTTGTTTACAAGACTCCGAGGAACAGTTTGATTAGGAAGTGGTTGCAACTATCTTGGATTTAGGATAGCAGAAATAGTTAGTCTTTCATGGTGGCACAAGGCAGGGGTTATCCCAAAAGGTTGGTGAAGAGGTCCTCCCCTCTTGCCCCTTCCTGGCTCAACC encodes the following:
- the LOC144489400 gene encoding heat shock transcription factor, Y-linked-like, which gives rise to MSLTFPKKLWKIVESDQFASIRWDDGGNCVVIDEESFKKEVLERRGPSRIFETDCMKSFIRQLNLYGFSKIRQDFQRSASLSEFIAEEKGAISMTKFQFYHNLNFRRDYPHLLPRMKRRVGIKSAIPNLNCTEGDSNSDFPVSGGTPGGPRQLIQTLAAQQNNLVSPTRENEHKFAFESNLSSQRVTNTGNTNGSGNPAPPALAVRPADHMATEQSTKVSQMTQFHPSQHGGLIRAGNHAVETSSTTSATSVYHLMPPMAAGFGPMMGMPGFQGMYPDLAAAAAQAHLASLLPFCNPWFSMPMMAAASAISMSSGSSVHHHRPPPHHHHCPNCNCQGGNGSSTRSGPRNSDYMTGPHR